In Spirobacillus cienkowskii, a genomic segment contains:
- a CDS encoding AarF/ABC1/UbiB kinase family protein — MKKHNTPKNRTLSLIRTLGSTALKAGNEVLKRKISQSIEDSTFISDAAVRLAKGLDDLKGAAMKAGQLLSMVDESILPPGWKDALAKLQSHATAKDWSFIEPILLQEFGSLEDFEFIEHQAIHAASIGQVHKGRLKDGTSVAVKVQYPNLEASVKSDLKSMKKVIKIANLIPNLANYDAVFDAVEHLFMQELDFIREKNYYNLYHERFKSHPNIIVPKTIDQYCTKHVLVTEWVEAESLQDWLTKNSQEMHSSPDIMQQRDKLGQILLDLVFTEIFELHHIQSDPNPANFLVTSNADLVLLDFGATQKLSDDTIENYTKLTQAAFEKKHFELTRFAKKMGFLTREDPPETQDSFIKIMEIVMEPFQAESYSWKNCHQLKRINSESLSYMKLTKFRAPTSEIIFINRRLGGNLIIMEKLGATVCTKNVMCRILQKNKE; from the coding sequence TTGAAAAAACACAATACACCGAAAAATAGAACTTTATCGCTGATTAGAACCTTAGGCAGCACTGCCTTAAAAGCGGGTAATGAAGTTTTAAAAAGAAAAATAAGTCAATCAATCGAGGACAGCACCTTTATCAGTGATGCTGCAGTCCGTTTAGCAAAAGGTTTGGATGATTTAAAAGGAGCGGCAATGAAAGCAGGTCAACTATTAAGTATGGTTGACGAAAGCATTTTGCCACCTGGCTGGAAAGATGCATTAGCCAAATTGCAATCTCACGCAACCGCTAAGGATTGGAGTTTTATAGAGCCTATTCTTTTACAAGAATTTGGATCGTTAGAAGATTTTGAATTTATCGAACACCAAGCCATTCATGCAGCAAGCATCGGACAAGTTCATAAAGGTCGCTTAAAAGATGGGACTTCTGTGGCAGTAAAAGTGCAATACCCCAATTTAGAAGCGAGCGTTAAATCTGATCTAAAGAGCATGAAAAAAGTCATTAAAATTGCAAATTTGATCCCAAATCTTGCTAACTATGATGCTGTTTTTGATGCTGTCGAGCATCTTTTTATGCAAGAGTTAGATTTTATTAGAGAGAAAAATTATTATAATTTATACCACGAACGTTTTAAGAGCCATCCAAATATCATTGTTCCAAAGACCATCGATCAATATTGTACAAAACATGTTTTGGTCACTGAGTGGGTTGAAGCAGAAAGTTTACAAGACTGGCTTACCAAAAACTCGCAAGAAATGCATAGCAGTCCTGATATAATGCAGCAAAGAGATAAGTTAGGTCAAATTTTACTCGATCTCGTTTTTACAGAAATTTTTGAATTGCATCATATTCAATCAGATCCTAATCCAGCAAATTTTCTTGTTACATCAAATGCTGATTTGGTGCTCCTTGATTTTGGTGCGACACAAAAATTAAGTGATGACACAATTGAAAATTACACAAAACTCACCCAAGCCGCATTTGAAAAAAAACACTTTGAATTAACCCGATTTGCAAAAAAAATGGGGTTTTTAACTCGAGAAGATCCTCCAGAAACGCAAGATAGTTTTATTAAAATTATGGAAATCGTGATGGAACCTTTTCAAGCAGAAAGTTATTCTTGGAAAAATTGTCACCAGCTTAAAAGAATAAACTCAGAGTCATTAAGCTATATGAAACTGACAAAATTTAGAGCACCAACATCCGAAATTATTTTTATTAATAGAAGACTTGGCGGAAACTTAATAATTATGGAAAAATTAGGGGCTACAGTTTGTACAAAAAATGTGATGTGTCGCATTCTTCAAAAAAATAAGGAATAG
- a CDS encoding 6-carboxytetrahydropterin synthase, which translates to MLILKRYFSFCTSHRLYNPKFSDEKNFLIYGKCAGIHGHGHNYKLEVAITGKVDPETSMVFNLDLLKELVDKNIIEDVDHKHLNFDVPWLEGKIPTAEVFIDSIWERLNIAIKNCNTNDIKLYAITLWETEFDAVTKTRD; encoded by the coding sequence ATGTTAATTTTAAAACGTTATTTTAGCTTTTGCACGAGTCATCGACTATACAACCCTAAATTTAGTGATGAGAAAAACTTTTTAATATATGGCAAATGCGCAGGGATACATGGACATGGCCACAATTACAAATTAGAAGTTGCCATCACCGGCAAAGTAGATCCAGAAACCTCAATGGTTTTTAATTTGGATCTTTTAAAAGAACTGGTTGATAAAAATATTATTGAAGACGTTGATCATAAACATTTAAACTTTGATGTTCCATGGTTAGAAGGAAAAATTCCTACTGCAGAAGTCTTTATCGATTCAATTTGGGAAAGATTAAATATTGCCATAAAAAATTGCAATACAAATGATATTAAACTCTATGCAATTACCCTTTGGGAAACAGAATTCGATGCGGTAACAAAAACAAGAGATTAA
- a CDS encoding DedA family protein, translated as MDAFFTLVESVLAILKNPVILIQLVGYIGLILIVFAETGLLFGFFLPGDSLLIAAGLFAAKGDMNVYILLSTLTAAAIIGDALGFYIGYKLGPLLYKKDDSLFFRKKHILAAKEFYEKHGGKTIIIARFVPIIRTFAPTVAGAAQMNYRRFAVFNIVGAFFWVFSMVLAGYYLGRAFGEKINDYMHLLIGGVIIVSLIPLVINWIKIKTQKN; from the coding sequence ATGGACGCATTTTTTACGCTAGTTGAGTCAGTACTGGCAATATTAAAAAATCCTGTTATTTTAATTCAATTAGTTGGTTATATTGGTTTGATTTTAATAGTTTTTGCAGAAACAGGCTTGTTATTTGGATTTTTTTTACCAGGAGATTCTTTATTAATAGCGGCAGGTCTTTTTGCTGCTAAAGGTGATATGAATGTCTATATTTTACTTTCAACTCTTACTGCGGCTGCAATAATTGGTGATGCTCTTGGGTTTTATATCGGATATAAATTAGGGCCATTGCTTTATAAAAAGGATGACTCCTTGTTTTTTAGAAAAAAACACATTTTGGCAGCAAAGGAATTTTACGAAAAGCATGGTGGTAAAACCATTATTATTGCAAGATTTGTACCAATAATTAGAACTTTTGCTCCAACAGTAGCTGGAGCAGCGCAAATGAATTATCGAAGATTTGCAGTATTTAATATCGTAGGTGCTTTTTTCTGGGTATTTAGTATGGTTTTAGCGGGATATTACCTTGGTCGTGCATTTGGTGAAAAAATTAATGATTATATGCATCTGTTAATTGGGGGCGTTATTATTGTTTCTTTAATTCCACTTGTTATAAACTGGATAAAAATAAAGACGCAGAAAAATTAA